From the genome of Campylobacter concisus, one region includes:
- a CDS encoding Nif3-like dinuclear metal center hexameric protein, which yields MKIAEIYKILDEICPFASQESWDNSGLQVGSFDSEFEQIYLSLDLDSELLQNVLPNSLIITHHPLIFKGLKSLDYSLYPSSLIREMMIKNISLISLHTNADLAFLNEKFVMQVLGFEISSKEGFLIYADVKMKFSELCKFVKEKLGLENLRVVHAKDEISKICICTGSGADLIQDLKADAFLTGDLKYHQALYAKENGLNLIDINHYESERYFGDFLAKYLQNLKIEVIIRNSKNPFTYC from the coding sequence ATGAAAATTGCTGAAATTTATAAAATTTTAGATGAAATTTGCCCGTTTGCGAGCCAAGAGTCTTGGGATAATAGTGGCCTTCAAGTTGGCTCATTTGATAGCGAATTTGAGCAAATTTATCTAAGTCTTGATTTGGATAGCGAACTTTTGCAAAATGTCTTGCCAAATTCGCTCATCATCACTCACCATCCGCTCATTTTTAAGGGGCTAAAAAGCCTAGACTACAGCCTTTATCCAAGCTCACTCATAAGAGAGATGATGATAAAAAATATCTCGCTCATTTCGCTTCACACAAATGCTGACCTTGCATTTTTAAATGAAAAATTTGTGATGCAGGTTTTGGGGTTTGAAATTTCAAGCAAAGAGGGCTTTTTGATCTACGCTGATGTGAAGATGAAATTTAGCGAGCTCTGTAAATTTGTAAAAGAAAAACTTGGTCTAGAAAATTTAAGAGTGGTTCATGCAAAAGATGAAATTTCTAAAATTTGTATCTGCACTGGAAGTGGCGCAGATCTCATCCAAGATCTCAAAGCAGATGCCTTTTTGACAGGCGATCTAAAGTATCACCAAGCCCTTTATGCAAAGGAAAATGGGCTAAATTTAATCGATATAAATCACTATGAAAGTGAACGTTATTTTGGTGATTTTTTAGCAAAATATTTGCAAAATCTGAAAATTGAAGTTATAATACGCAATTCTAAAAATCCATTTACATATTGCTAA